One genomic window of Manihot esculenta cultivar AM560-2 chromosome 16, M.esculenta_v8, whole genome shotgun sequence includes the following:
- the LOC110603584 gene encoding uncharacterized protein LOC110603584, with translation MDKNEDTGSPGWRASLFLQTTEDVARTVAAAAAAATAPRSPRPSVVFSSKDDQGFSQFQKLQRHVSRVLKGFSSPPPEVKGGTYNPEVLTSQKRQWAKFQLQYLDHRSLKEPSRLFESMVVVGLHPNCDLQALHRQYVTRKSEVSGRLQGSLGSQNQSRVEPILEPQVLFVYPPEKQLPLKYKDLISFCFPGGLEVHAVERTPSMSELNEILLGQEHLKQSDLSFVFRLQVADDSTLYGCCVLVDEIVQKPSGLLSMISDKRPSCSSLSRYVLTTRRCYCILSRLPFFELHFGVLNSIFTEERLERLTKDIGVLDLESLEGYSEEENLEDNVDGISPHFRDSGEVLDGGAGIFQSSSSDSVPGGVVNDGNDLEHQIPEEQIQLSNKGNEDNVVLVDSETEIGIHKEESGGRKLEVCEIDVDDLSNKQAEERHLPNAVLPLLRYYQYESSESSSSFQGSPSEGQNFRSDIDDTETEDTSSSGQEDSNDHLDILEWAKANNYGSLQIVCKYYQLHCPSRGSTIRFQPLEHLNPLEYHRLDETVLHIAGSTIDLRSCNTSLEFAEAHSALSAEEEAIALSTWAVACICGSLRLENVLTLFAGALLEKQIVVVCSNLGILSALILSIVPLIRPYQWQSLLMPILPDDMLDFLDAPVPYIVGVKNKTSEVQSKLSNTILVDANKNQVKSPTLPQLPKHKELFSSLSPYHAKLVGESYLARKRPVYECTDVQVEAAKGFLAVLRSYLDSLCSNLRSHTITNVQSNNDKVSLLLKESFIDSFPYRDRPFMKLFVDTQLFSVQTDLVLSFFQKE, from the exons ATGGATAAAAATGAAGATACTGGTAGCCCTGGTTGGAGAGCTTCACTTTTCTTGCAGACCACAGAAGATGTTGCACGAACTGTTGCAGCTGCAGCTGCTGCAGCCACTGCTCCTCGTTCACCACGTCCCTCTGTAGTATTTTCTTCAAAAGACGATCAAGGCTTTAGCCAGTTTCAGAAGCTACAGCGCCATGTTTCGAGAGTGCTAAAAGGCTTCTCATCTCCTCCTCCTGAAGTGAAAGGTGGAACTTACAATCCTGAAGTTCTAACTAGCCAAAAGCGTCAATGGGCTAAATTTCAGTTGCAGTACTTG GATCATAGGTCTTTAAAGGAGCCATCAAGGCTTTTTGAGAGCATGGTAGTTGTTGGACTTCATCCTAATTGCGATCTTCAGGCACTTCACAGGCAATATGTTACTCGAAAATCTGAAGTTTCTGGAAGATTGCAAGGTTCACTTGGTTCTCAGAATCAGTCTCGTGTAGAACCCATTCTTGAGCCTCAA gTCTTATTTGTTTATCCTCCAGAGAAACAATTGCCTCTCAAATACAAGGATCTCATATCATTCTGCTTCCCTGGAGGCCTGGAG GTCCATGCTGTTGAGAGAACTCCTTCAATGAGTGAATTGAATGAAATTCTTCTTGGTCAG GAGCACCTTAAACAAAGTGACCTGTCATTTGTATTCCGGTTACAG GTTGCTGATGATTCTACATTGTACGGTTGCTGTGTATTGGTGGATGAAATTGTGCAAAAACCCTCTGGCTTGCTTTCCATGATTTCAGATAAGCGCCCCTCCTGCTCATCTTTGAGCCGTTATGTACTAACCACACGCAGATGTTACTGCATCCTTTCACGGCTTCCATTCTTTGAACTGCATTTTGGTGTTCTGAACAG CATCTTCACAGAAGAGAGGCTGGAACGGTTAACAAAAGACATTGGTGTCTTGGATTTGGAATCCTTGGAGGGTTATAGTGAAGAAGAAAATTTAGAGGACAATGTAGATGGTATATCACCACACTTTAGGGATTCAGGGGAAGTGCTTGATGGAGGAGCAGGGATTTTCCAATCAAGCTCAAGTGATTCTGTGCCTGGAGGTGTAGTGAATGATGGCAATGACCTGGAGCATCAAATTCCTGAGGAGCAGATTCAATTGTCAAACAAAGGGAATGAGGATAATGTTGTTCTGGTTGATTCTGAAACAGAGATAGGCATTCACAAAGAAGAATCTGGAGGTAGAAAGCTTGAAGTTTGTGAAATTGATGTGGATGATTTATCAAACAAACAAGCAGAAGAAAGACATTTACCAAATGCTGTTCTTCCACTCCTACGCTATTATCAATATGAAAGCTCAGAGTCTTCTTCAAG TTTCCAGGGTTCTCCTAGTGAAGGCCAGAACTTTAGGAGTGATATTGATGATACAGAGACAGAAGACACATCTTCCTCTGGCCAGGAGGATTCTAATGATCACCTGGATATTCTTGAATGGGCCAAG GCAAACAACTATGGATCACTGCAGATAGTGTGCAAGTACTATCAGTTGCATTGTCCTTCTAGAGGTTCAACAATTAGATTTCAGCCTTTGGAGCATCTTAATCCTTTGGAATATCACAGACTAGATGAAACAGTTCTACATATTGCTGGCTCAACTATTGATTTGAGATCTTGCAATACAAGTCTGGAATTTGCTGAG GCACATAGTGCACTCTCGGCAGAGGAGGAAGCAATTGCACTATCAACATGGGCTGTTGCATGCATATGTGGATCCTTGCGTCTAGAGAAT GTGTTGACACTGTTTGCCGGAGCACTGCTGGAGAAGCAGATTGTGGTTGTTTGCTCTAATTTG GGAATCCTATCTGCGTTGATCTTATCAATTGTCCCTCTAATCCGTCCCTATCAATGGCAAAGCCTATTAATGCCG ATTTTACCAGATGATATGCTGGACTTTTTGGATGCACCAGTTCCTTACATA GTTGGTGTAAAGAACAAAACCAGTGAAGTACAGTCAAAATTGAGCAATACCATACTGGTTGATGCTAACAAGAACCAG GTAAAATCACCAACACTACCACAACTGCCAAAACACAAGGAGTTATTTTCATCCTTAAGTCCTTATCATGCAAAGCTTGTGGGAGAAAGTTATTTGGCAAGGAAAAGGCCAGTTTATGAGTGCACAGATGTGCAG GTTGAAGCTGCTAAGGGTTTTTTAGCAGTTTTAAGATCTTACCTGGATTCACTCTGCTCTAATTTGCGGTCACACACAATTACAAATGTACAGTCCAATAATGACAAG GTGTCATTGCTCTTAAAGGAGAGTTTCATAGACTCCTTTCCTTATCGTGATCGACCTTTCATGAAG CTCTTTGTAGACACACAGCTCTTCTCTGTACAGACAGATCTTGTTCTCTCTTTTTTCCAGAAGGAATAG